In the Populus trichocarpa isolate Nisqually-1 chromosome 1, P.trichocarpa_v4.1, whole genome shotgun sequence genome, one interval contains:
- the LOC112326682 gene encoding uncharacterized protein LOC112326682, which yields MLILLLKYKEHWRAWSFELALSAVYVTVFPNLQIAFCIEALFHDPKEHLNNNLSSITYSKKFAINGADDKVFLDRKFSKQNSFGNGIGQCVSPRVLHRSFSSKRGKDWGSGSKGCHVYGECAFEQKRSRTSGALQEKEMVGDKMGSDVLESSKDGFGGTNEWN from the exons ATGTtgattcttttgttaaaatataaagaacatTGGAGAGCTTGGTCTTTCGAATTGGCATTGTCAGCAGTGTATGTCACCGTTTTTCCAAATCTGCAGATTGCTTTTTGTATAGAAGCACTTTTTCATGATCCTAAAGAGCATTTGAACAACAACTTGTCTTCCATTACATATTCAAAG AAATTTGCCATAAATGGAGCTGACGACAAGGTGTTCTTAGATCGAAAGTTCTCGAAACAAAATTCGTTTGGCAATGGGATTGGGCAATGTGTGTCGCCACGTGTTCTTCATCGGAGTTTTTCTAGCAAAAGAGGGAAGGATTGGGGCTCTGGTTCAAAGGGTTGTCATGTTTATGGAGAATGTGCTTTCGAACAGAAGAGAAGTAGAACTAGTGGTGCCTTGCAAGAGAAGGAAATGGTAGGGGATAAAATGGGCAGCGATGTGCTAGAATCAAGCAAAGATGGGTTTGGTGGCACTAATGAGTGGAACTAA